The Gammaproteobacteria bacterium region CGCGCAATCTCGAGCACGTGTTTCGTGTCCGGGCCGCCGCCGGGTCCGGGATTCGACTGGATGACCGGGAACACGAGGCATGGCGCTGGCTGCCGCGTGGCGAGGCCGCGGCCCTGGTCTCCTCGTACACCAACCGGGACGCGATCCTGGCGCATGTTCCCGCGATTCCGAGGGAGGACAACGACACGTGAAGGAAACCGTGGTACTCGTGCACGGAATCTGGATGATCGGAATCGAGCTGTCGCTGTTGCGGCGTCGCCTCGAGGCATGCGGATTTCATTGCGAACAGTTCCGCTACCACTCGTTGCTGTACACCCCGGGCCAGAACGCCGCCAGGCTGTCCCGGTTCGCCGACGGCATCGACGCCGAGATTGTCCACTTCGTCGCCCACAGCCTGGGCGGCATCGTCGTGCTGCATCTGTTCGAACGCGATCCCGAGCAGCGGCCCGGCAGGGTGCTGATGATGGGGACCCCCCTGCGCGGCAGCGCGACGGCCGGATCCTATCACCGGAACCCGATGACGCGGTTGCTGCTGGGCAGGAGTATCCGGCGTGGGCTCCTCGGCGGTATTCCGGAGTGGTGCGGCGCGCGTGAGGTCGGCATGATCGCCGGATCCCGGGGGTTCGGTGTCGGCAGTCTGATCCCGGGCGCCCTGGAACGGCCCAACGACGGCACGGTGGCGCTGTACGAGACCCGTATACCCTGGCTGAATCGACATCTGACGGTTCCCCACGGTCACCTGGGGATGCTGTTGTCCCCTGACGTGTCCGAGTCGGTCTGTCGCTTCCTCAGAGACGGGGAGTTCGACTGATCTTCAGGGGGGTGGGGCGCGTTATCCACCAGTGCTAGAATTCGCCCGATATCCGTTCTTGCAGGGAGACTTCATGGCCGGCCACAGCAAATGGGCCAATATCCAGCACCGCAAGAAGGCGCAGGACGCCAGACGCGGCAAGCTGTTCACCAAACTGATACGGGAGATCACCGTTGCGGCGCGCGCCGGCGGATCGGACCCGAACGCAAACCCCCGTCTGAGGCTGGCGGTTGACAAGGCCCTGGCCGCGAACATGCCCAGAGACACGGTCGAACGTGCGGCCAAGCGGGGCGCTGGTGAGCTCGAAGGCGTCAACTACGAGGAAGTGCGTTACGAGGGCTACGGTCCCGGGGGTACGGCGGTGATGGTGGATTGCATGACCGACAACCGCAACCGAACCGTCGCCGAGGTGCGCCATGCGTTCAGCAAGGCAGGCGGCAATCTGGGCACTTCCGGCTCGGTCGCTTTCCAGTTCAAGGAGACAGGGATCATCGCCTTCGCCGCTGGCGGTGACGAGGACGCGATCCTGGAGGCGGCGCTGGAAGCAGGTGCCGAGGACGTGCAGACCAACGATGACGGCAGTGTCGAGGTCCTCACGACCCCGTCGGAATTCGCCACCGTCAAGGAGGCCCTTGCCGAGGTGGGGCTGGAACCGGAGATGGCGGAGGTGACCATGCGTGCCGAGACATTGACGCCGCTGGTCGATGCGGACGCGGAAAAGCTGTTGCGGCTCCAGGACGCGCTGGACGATCTCGACGATGTGCAGGACGTGTATTCCAACGCGGACATATCAGACGAGGTATTGGAAAGGCTGGAATAACACCCTTGGTACGGACGCGCATCCTCGGCATCGACCCGGGTTCCCGGCTGACCGGCTACGGAATTGTCGAGAGCGATGGGCATCGCAGCGTCCACATCCTGAACGGGTGCGTACGAGCCGGTTCCGGCCCACTGCCGGAACGTCTGGGCATTATCTATGGCGAACTGGAGGCCATCGTGGCGGAGTACGGACCGGGGGAACTCGCCGTGGAGGCCGTTTTCGTCGCGCGTAACGCGTCCGCGGCGTTGAAACTCGGGCACGCGCGAGGCGCGGCGATTTGCGCCGGCGTCGGTCACGGGCTTCCGGTCAGCGAGTACAGCGCGCGCTTGGTCAAGCAGGCGCTGGTCGGAAGTGGCTCGGCGGACAAGGTTCAGGTCCGGCATATGGTTTCCAGGCTCCTGTCCGTCGATGAGAATCTCCAGGAGGATGCTGCCGACGCCCTGGCGGTTGCCCTGTGTCATGCCCACACTCGCGCCACGCTGGCTCGATATCGCATCGCCAGGTTGCACCGGTGATCGGACGCATCCGCGGCGAACTCGTGATCAAGCAGCCTCCCCGTCTGATGATCGACGTCGGTGGGATCGGCTACGAGGCAGAGGCGCCGATGTCCACCTTCTACGATCTGCCGCAGGTCGGGCAGACCGTGGTGCTATTCACCCATCTGCACGTCCGGGAGGATGCCCATACGCTCTACGCCTTCGCCAGCGAGGAGGAGCGCGGGCTCTTCCGGGACCTGATCCGCGTCAGCGGCGTGGGCGCACGCATCGCACTGGCGGTCCTGTCGGGGATGAGCGCCAGAAAGTTCCGTCTCTGCATCCACGAGGGGGATTCGCGCGGGCTCACCAAGGTGCCGGGGATCGGACGAAAGACGGCCGAGCGCCTGGTCGTCGAGATGCGAGATCGCCTGACCGACATTCCTTTGCCGGCCGCGGGGAGCGCGCCGTCACACGCCGTCGATCCCGTCGGTGAGGCGATACACGCCCTGGTCGCCCTGGGCTACAACGCGGCGGAGGCGTCGCGGATGGTCGGGCGGATCGACACAGGGGATCTCGCCAGTGAGGACATCATCCGCAAAGCCCTGCAGTCGAGCCTGACGTGAGCGTAGAGGACAGGCTGCTCGACGCGTCAGAGGAAAGCGGCGAGGCCGCGCTGGAGGCCAGCGTCCGGCCGCGAACCCTGGATGATTACAGGGGGCAGCCGAGGGTGCGCGAGCAGATGGAGATCTTCATCTCCGCGACACGCGAACGCGGCGAGGCGCTGGACCATGTCCTGATCTTCGGGCCACCGGGGCTGGGAAAGACCACGCTGTCCCACATCATCGCCAACGAACTGGGCGTGAATCTTCGCCACACCTCGGGCCCGGTGCTGGAACGGCCCGGCGATCTCGCGGCCATGCTGACCAACCTCGAGCCTCGAGACGTCCTGTTCGTCGACGAGATCCATAGGCTGAGCCCGGTGGTAGAGGAGATCCTCTATCCGGCGATGGAGGACTTCCAGCTCGATATCCTCATCGGTGAGGGCCCGGCCGCGCGTTCGATCAAGCTGGACCTGCCGCCCTTCACCCTGGTCGGCGCCACCACCCGCGCGGGTCTCCTGACCTCGCCGCTGCGCGACCGCTTCGGCATCACCCAGCGCCTCGAGTTCTACGGTACCGAGGATCTGACCGCCATCGTGCTGCGT contains the following coding sequences:
- a CDS encoding alpha/beta hydrolase produces the protein MKETVVLVHGIWMIGIELSLLRRRLEACGFHCEQFRYHSLLYTPGQNAARLSRFADGIDAEIVHFVAHSLGGIVVLHLFERDPEQRPGRVLMMGTPLRGSATAGSYHRNPMTRLLLGRSIRRGLLGGIPEWCGAREVGMIAGSRGFGVGSLIPGALERPNDGTVALYETRIPWLNRHLTVPHGHLGMLLSPDVSESVCRFLRDGEFD
- a CDS encoding YebC/PmpR family DNA-binding transcriptional regulator → MAGHSKWANIQHRKKAQDARRGKLFTKLIREITVAARAGGSDPNANPRLRLAVDKALAANMPRDTVERAAKRGAGELEGVNYEEVRYEGYGPGGTAVMVDCMTDNRNRTVAEVRHAFSKAGGNLGTSGSVAFQFKETGIIAFAAGGDEDAILEAALEAGAEDVQTNDDGSVEVLTTPSEFATVKEALAEVGLEPEMAEVTMRAETLTPLVDADAEKLLRLQDALDDLDDVQDVYSNADISDEVLERLE
- the ruvA gene encoding Holliday junction branch migration protein RuvA is translated as MIGRIRGELVIKQPPRLMIDVGGIGYEAEAPMSTFYDLPQVGQTVVLFTHLHVREDAHTLYAFASEEERGLFRDLIRVSGVGARIALAVLSGMSARKFRLCIHEGDSRGLTKVPGIGRKTAERLVVEMRDRLTDIPLPAAGSAPSHAVDPVGEAIHALVALGYNAAEASRMVGRIDTGDLASEDIIRKALQSSLT
- the ruvB gene encoding Holliday junction branch migration DNA helicase RuvB, giving the protein MSVEDRLLDASEESGEAALEASVRPRTLDDYRGQPRVREQMEIFISATRERGEALDHVLIFGPPGLGKTTLSHIIANELGVNLRHTSGPVLERPGDLAAMLTNLEPRDVLFVDEIHRLSPVVEEILYPAMEDFQLDILIGEGPAARSIKLDLPPFTLVGATTRAGLLTSPLRDRFGITQRLEFYGTEDLTAIVLRSAGILGVATERDGAVEIARRARGTPRIANRLLRRVRDFAQVRADGRVSGDVARGALDLLAVDVNGFDTMDRTLLLAIMEKFDGGPVGVESLAAAIGEERGTIEDVIEPYLIQQGFLMRTARGRMATRNAYRHFGLKGQVPVAPAEGETLPLWEETHDR
- the ruvC gene encoding crossover junction endodeoxyribonuclease RuvC, with amino-acid sequence MVRTRILGIDPGSRLTGYGIVESDGHRSVHILNGCVRAGSGPLPERLGIIYGELEAIVAEYGPGELAVEAVFVARNASAALKLGHARGAAICAGVGHGLPVSEYSARLVKQALVGSGSADKVQVRHMVSRLLSVDENLQEDAADALAVALCHAHTRATLARYRIARLHR